A window from Neodiprion fabricii isolate iyNeoFabr1 chromosome 2, iyNeoFabr1.1, whole genome shotgun sequence encodes these proteins:
- the LOC124176219 gene encoding paramyosin, long form-like: MSSSAVAKSSKYTYRSSGGAGSADVSIEYSADLSALSRLEDKIRLLQDDLESERELRQRIERERADLSVQVIQLSERLEEAEGGAESQFEINRKRDTELAKLRKLLEDVHLESEETAHILRKKHQEVVSDFQDQIDQLSKARARADKEKGKFQQEVYELLAQVDSVTKEKLLSIKTVEKLEIHVSELNVKIEELNRTIVDITSHKTRLSQENIELTKEVQDLKVNIENVVYLKSQIASQLEDARRRLEDEERRRSLVEASLHQVEVELESVRVQLEEESEARLDLERQLVKANGEVSIWRSKYETEANARAEEVEELRRKYSARIQEQEEQIETLLVKINNLEKQKSRLQSEVEVLIIDLEKANGTARELQKRVEHMEKVHIELKSRLEETVQLYEQTQRDLRNKQQELQRTNAELDKTREMKDQLGRENKKLADDLSDAKNQLADMNRRLHELELELRRLENEREELAAAYKEAEAGRKVEEQRSQRLAAELSQFRHEAERRLAEKDEEFEAFRKQTSIEIEQLNARVVEAETKLKSEVARVKKKLQIQITELELSLDVANKSNIDLQKTIKKQSLTLTELQSHYDEVQRQLQVTLDQLGISQRRLLSLTSELEEIRGNYESALRAKRSVEQQYEESVSRINELTTINVNISSARAKIEQELATLAGDYEEVTKELRVSDERFQRVQTELKHTVEILHDEQERIVKIEAVKKSLEIEVKNLSIRLEEVEANAIVGGKRIISKLEARIRDLELELDEEKRRHAETVKILRKKERNIKEVMIQVEEDSKNIALLQEALDKSSQKVNIYKRQLQEQEGMSQQSVTRVRRFQRELEAAEDRADTAESNLTLIRAKHRSFVTTSTVPGSQVYLVQETRQDV; encoded by the exons ATGTCTTCCTCAGCGGTAGCGAAGAGTTCGAAGTACACGTACCGGTCTTCGGGTGGTGCGGGCTCTGCCGATGTTAGCATCGAGTACAGCGCCGACCTGAGCGCTCTCTCCAGACTCGAG GACAAAATTCGCCTGCTCCAAGATGACCTGGAGTCTGAGAGAGAGTTGCGTCAGAGG ATCGAACGCGAGCGCGCCGACCTGAGCGTGCAGGTAATTCAATTGTCCGAGCGCCTTGAGGAAGCTGAGGGCGGTGCCGAATCTCAG TTTGAGATCAACAGAAAGAGGGACACGGAGTTGGCGAAGCTTCGTAAACTTCTTGAGGATGTTCACCTGGAGAGCGAGGAAACCGCACACATTCTCCGCAAGAAGCACCAGGAAGTCGTCTCCGACTTTCAGGATCAAATCGATCAACTCTCCAAGGCTCGTGCCAG AGCTGACAAAGAGAAGGGAAAATTCCAGCAAGAGGTTTACGAGCTGCTCGCCCAGGTAGACTCCGTGACGAAGGAGAAGCTCCTGTCCATCAAGACAGTCGAGAAGCTAGAGATTCACGTTTCAGAACTGAACGTTAAGATCGAGGAACTGAATCGCACTATCGTGGATATTACCAGCCACAAGACCCGTCTCTCCCAAGAAAATATCGAGCTCACCAAGGAAGTCCAAGACCTGAAG GTAAACATCGAGAACGTTGTTTACCTGAAGTCACAGATTGCGAGCCAACTTGAAGATGCCCGACGCCGCCTTGAGGATGAGGAACGCCGTCGTTCTTTGGTTGAAGCCTCTCTTCATCag GTCGAAGTCGAGTTGGAATCTGTCCGCGTACAACTGGAAGAGGAATCCGAGGCTCGTCTAGACCTGGAACGTCAGCTTGTCAAGGCCAACGGTGAGGTGTCCATCTGGAGGTCCAAATATGAGACCGAGGCGAATGCTCGCGCTGAAGAG GTTGAGGAACTTCGCCGCAAGTACTCAGCTCGCATTCAGGAACAGGAGGAACAAATTGAGACCCTTCTGGTGAAGATCAACAACTTGGAGAAGCAAAAGTCACGTCTACAGTCTGAAGTAGAGGTTCTCATTATCGATCTCGAGAAG GCCAATGGAACAGCTCGGGAGCTCCAGAAACGCGTAGAACATATGGAGAAGGTCCACATCGAGCTTAAGTCACGGTTGGAAGAAACTGTTCAGCTGTACGAGCAAACTCAACGCGACCTGCGCAACAAGCAACAGGAACTGCAACGTACGAATGCTGAGCTCGACAAGACCCGCGAAATGAAAGATCAACTGGGTCGCGAGAACAAGAAGCTTGCAG ACGATCTATCCGACGCTAAGAACCAGCTGGCAGACATGAACCGACGCCTACACGAGTTGGAATTGGAACTTCGTCGCCTGGAGAACGAACGCGAGGAGTTGGCTGCCGCATACAAGGAAGCCGAAGCA GGCCGCAAGGTGGAGGAACAGCGCTCTCAGCGTTTGGCTGCTGAGCTTAGCCAGTTCCGTCACGAGGCTGAGCGTCGCCTCGCGGAGAAGGACGAGGAGTTCGAAGCGTTCCG CAAACAGACCAGCATTGAGATCGAACAGCTAAACGCCCGCGTCGTCGAAGCCGAGACCAAGTTGAAGTCCGAAGTAGCTCGCGTCAAGAAGAAGCTGCAGATCCAAATTACCGAATTGGAACTTTCCCTGGATGTTGCCAACAAGAGCAACATCGATCTGCAGAAGACGATCAAGAAGCAATCCCTGACATTGACG GAATTGCAATCGCACTACGACGAGGTTCAGCGCCAGCTGCAGGTGACTTTGGACCAACTCGGCATCAGCCAGCGCCGTCTCTTATCCCTGACTTCGGAGCTCGAGGAAATTCGCGGCAACTACGAGTCT GCCCTTCGCGCGAAGAGATCTGTCGAGCAGCAGTACGAGGAGTCGGTTAGCCGTATCAACGAGCTGACAACGATCAACGTGAACATTTCCTCAGCCAGGGCGAAGATTGAGCAGGAATTGGCCACCCTCGCTGGAGACTACGAGGAAGTTACCAAGGAGCTACGCGTTAGCGACGAACGGTTCCAGCGCGTCCAGACCGAACTCAAGCATACCGTTGAAATCCTGCACGACGAGCAGGAGCGTATCGTGAAGATTGAGGCTGTCAAAAAGTCTCTGGAGATCGAAGTGAAGAACCTGTCCATTCGACTTGAGGAAGTTGAGGCCAACGCTATCGTCGGCGGAAAGCGCATCATCAGCAAACTCGAAGCCAGG ATCCGTGATCTCGAGCTTGAACTTGACGAGGAGAAGCGCAGACACGCAGAGACCGTGAAGATCCTTCGCAAGAAGGAGCGCAACATCAAGGAAGTGATGATCCAGGTAGAGGAGGACTCGAAGAACATCGCCCTCCTCCAGGAGGCACTAGACAAGTCGTCGCAAAAGGTCAACATCTACAAGAGGCAGCTCCAGGAACAGGAGGGCATGTCCCAGCAGAGCGTTACGCGGGTGCGCCGCTTCCAGCGTGAACTTGAGGCCGCGGAGGACCGCGCCGACACCGCCGAGAGCAACCTGACCTTGATCCGTGCCAAGCACCGCAGCTTCGTAACCACATCGACGGTGCCCGGGTCTCAGGTATACCTCGTGCAAGAGACGAGGCAGGACGTTTAG
- the LOC124176222 gene encoding paramyosin, short form-like, which produces MASHVPLSHMPLEPKWRHRPTFVYNKNYAYGINYYQPMIDYIDERENRARAKSEYPHLPWSDSRALWEDKKVQTYTPRDLQRLAVDAEVQAKDHLSTFKVAKRSDFSLSKTIHASHVTKEIFPRKRVICRPVQVRPRSESREIERKIMSDLELGSLQDVQTMREVKDALEHGRRLRGKSAKAIEFHLKADALQNLSQSQELADIRKFQRNAVHVLMDDRMHSQFMSNRARMARDDPKFLEPLDNLSHELKEFEQKSSGYFLDKR; this is translated from the exons ATGGCGTCGCATGTGCCGCTCTCCCATATGCCGTTAGAACCGAAATGGCGGCATAGGCCAACATTCGTTTACAACAAGAACTATGCATACGGGATCAACTACTACCAACCAATGATCGATTACATCGATGAGCGAGAAAATCGAGCCAGAGCCAAGTCCGAGTATCCCCACCTCCCGTGGTCGGACAGTCGCGCGCTCTGGGAGGACAAAAAGGTGCAGACTTACACGCCGAGAGATCTACAACGATTGGCGGTTGACGCGGAGGTGCAGGCAAAAGATCATCTAAGTACATTTAAG GTTGCCAAGCGTTCGGACTTCAGCctttcaaaaacaattcacGCGAGTCACgtaacgaaagaaatttttccgagGAAACGTGTCATCTGCAGACCCGTTCAAGTGCGTCCAAGAAGCGAGTCCCGAGAAATAGAGCGAAAAATCATGAGCGATTTGGAACTTGGATCTCTGCAGGACGTTCAGACTATGAGAGAGGTGAAGGATGCTCTGGAGCATGGCAGGCGTTTACGCGGAAAATCTGCCAAGGCTATAGAGTTTCATTTGAAAGCTGACGCTCTGCAGAATCTTTCGCAAAGCCAGGAATTGGCAGATATAaggaaatttcaaagaaatgcTGTACACGTCCTTATGGATGACAGGATGCACTCACAATTTATGAGCAACAGAGCGCGGATGGCCAGGGACGATCCGAAGTTCCTGGAGCCTCTCGACAACCTCAGCCATGAACTGAAGGAATTCGAGCAGAAGTCGAGCGGCTATTTCTTAGACAAGAGGTAG